Part of the Sulfurimonas denitrificans DSM 1251 genome is shown below.
AACTATTTTAAGGTAGATAGCACAAAACTGCGAGAAACAATGGACTCTCAACTAATTACAATCTATCATGACGACAACGGTCATATTGCAAATATTGAAAATAAGATTTAGTTTCTGTTTATAGCCTTTGCAGCAAGGTGTCCACTTGCCCAGGCAAAGGCAAAGTTGTATCCGCCTCTTTTGCCCACAACATCTAGCACCTCTCCGCAGAAGTAGAGATTTTTTTGCTTTAGCGATTCAAAAGTTTTTGGATTTATCTCTGTTGTATCTACTCCGCCGCCTGCAACTTCCCCATGTCTGAAACCATGCGTGTCAGTTACGTCAAAACGCCAGTTTAAGAGCTGATTTGCTATTTTTTTGGCGAGTTTTATGTTGATTTCATTATTACATGTAGAAGCCAAAATACCCAAATCTTCTAAAAGAGCTTGAGCAATTTTTAAGGGAACAAGCCCCGCTAAAATATCCAAAATAGTAAATTGAGGCATATTTTGAGCAAGAGAGCTTATGTGAGATGAGAGTTTTTGTGCATTAAAAGCGGGAAGCAGATTTATCGAGATGCTTACATGTAAATGCTCCATCAAAGCAACACTTGCTCCTTGAGAGATGTCTAGTATCGCAAAACCTGAAGCACCGTAGTCGCTAAAAAGGATATCTCCATTACATGTAAGCTCTTTTTTGCTGTTTATAAAAAGTGTGACTTCACCATCAACTTTAGCTCCGCTCATCTTTTTTACGATTTTAGAGTCAAGATGAAGTTGAACAAGAGATGGGTAGGTCGGGACAATATTATGCCCAAACTCTTTTGCAAACTCCACTCCGTCACTGTTTCCGCCTAGATGTGAAGCCGCCTCTGAGCCTGTTGCTACGACAA
Proteins encoded:
- a CDS encoding NAD(P)/FAD-dependent oxidoreductase, whose amino-acid sequence is MKKVAIIGGGASGLLCAIFCAKERLHVDIFEQNSKCAKKILVSGNGRCNITNTNLTCNDYFSQNPLFMDYALKEFGFLEFEKFCQSIGLLLDIKDDGRVYPLSNEAKSVASLLINYAKNLGVSFHTDTKITDIKKLLSEYDAVVVATGSEAASHLGGNSDGVEFAKEFGHNIVPTYPSLVQLHLDSKIVKKMSGAKVDGEVTLFINSKKELTCNGDILFSDYGASGFAILDISQGASVALMEHLHVSISINLLPAFNAQKLSSHISSLAQNMPQFTILDILAGLVPLKIAQALLEDLGILASTCNNEINIKLAKKIANQLLNWRFDVTDTHGFRHGEVAGGGVDTTEINPKTFESLKQKNLYFCGEVLDVVGKRGGYNFAFAWASGHLAAKAINRN